Proteins encoded within one genomic window of Bos indicus isolate NIAB-ARS_2022 breed Sahiwal x Tharparkar chromosome 23, NIAB-ARS_B.indTharparkar_mat_pri_1.0, whole genome shotgun sequence:
- the LOC139178828 gene encoding sterile alpha motif domain-containing protein 1-like, giving the protein MCKRRATPLLSTPPRPVLPAPGRPPAPQPPPPPRPLRAPRAPPPPSSARSFPGPTSMRSYYSFKHCSKLQQGGQIETARAGVAGGRCKGPRAHPSPPAPAASRAPFSPHEQRSRGLALHLGAAVPRSPSLELVPCGASHRCEFPLRPGGVRRLTGTMWLGVLARDFLPRYLSPGCRDPIYWRKKYGNPLQYSCLDNLWMEKPESKQHSL; this is encoded by the exons ATGTGTAAGCGCCGGGCTACCCCGCTTCTCTCCACGCCCCCCCGCCCCGTCTTACCCGCTCCGGGTCGGCCCCCCGCCCCacagccgccgccgcctccccgccccctccgcgctccccgcgcccccccccccccttcctCCGCCCGGTCTTTCCCCGGCCCCACCTCCATGCGCTCCTACTACTCTTTCAAACACTGCAGCAAGTTGCAGCAAGGCGGGCAGATAGAGACCGCGCGCGCGGGGGTGGCCGGCGGGCGCTGCAAGGGCCCCCGGGCCCACCCCTCCCCGCCCGCCCCGGCCGCCTCCCGCGCCCCCTTCTCACCGCATGAGCAGCGATCCCGCGGTCTAGCCCTTCATCTCGGTGCTGCAGTCCCCCGGTCTCCCTCTCTGGAGCTGGTTCCGTGCGGAGCGTCCCACAGATGTGAATTTCCTCTTCGTCCCGGTGGGGTTCGGCGCCTAACTGGAACCATGTGGCTCGGTGTT cttgcaaGGGATTTCCTTCCACGCTATCTTTCCCCGGGCTGCAGAGACCCCATCTATTGGCG gaagaagtatggcaacccactccagtactcttgcctggacaatctgtggatggagaagcctg